In Paenibacillus sp. FSL R7-0345, a single window of DNA contains:
- a CDS encoding S-layer homology domain-containing protein → MKLVKRITALMLTFILVFLSTSESFHALVEAASSTKTTVIQNNFIKVTVDNETGRYGIRTVEGQPIRKNDDNVNLLFQGDDPETSFTTFRIDGTDYIYGNKYKFDNSHYSETTTPKVVENSNGTKQLEMIWKIKGVEIKQILMLYTDSKDAVNSGNVNVRYEVNNRSNADVQIGSRILLDTMVGGNDGPQFQIGTAYKSPLQVERKLVHNPEDNAGIPEEDRAYYKIPSYWVMRDKLDLTNPQATNVVAYGFNNFAEQNINIVDEMIVGHWNGLANTKWGYEVNPNLDFTRDTNDFGTADSAVAFYWNPEKLAAGGFQSFETVYGLGELTAPDKVFSIRYVDQIQQLATAPLKEGETVASSYADNGVFTVTAEVENLQAYNMEHSKIEVEMTLESGLSFVRQDENGKDVLDANGKPVLENDRSKMLEFKKSATPEEAAMGIEPKYKPGDAITATFRVQAKGRPWPVTKEYMISARSPETQGKIEGIEDEGIRAQYESTRTNFILLPPIGEATATYSYALSPKELYSTDVKYLTVNLSNIEAYNTGNETTAPNFDLFLKNKANGDRYKVNVQDAVVMQPTDDGFSGAMRITYRGGEQVDKGGNVLKSGLGPDLPLGEYQVEIDYKGDAGGDEEIAALYDMTTPQSFLVTDNNETRIREAGVLALYREAVDVSGLANGSSVKGELLEQLNSLFPNKPFKDGAFLYSAVTSYKQTKALIGAASKAVDPSFDLKEFMDDAALKETPMYAYRLFATEKDYDKFVAEVEDKNAKIDREILVTVRGMIKQVGTGKDETVIVDTKTEPAIINDAVAYTGKDLAFVRGKLDIFGKSQPADMPFLDTMFIKGDGTLSVASSGFVFHKGEWTLDFFNGFTKSLGDGGFNPTNLQKPQTAKKDNESKHNPEDSSLNGSLKWALGAVGDRLNPLRQIMIEDVYFNKQSLFGAPSFAIDGFGFSFNDYILREGGISFGGSLSLKVVSAEIKNVIFNSAGFYGVDASLGFGLENNMGLFEPAKKKKDEPESPSGEITIKHVVQGDGEGNTYGLKFDAQLKNMLGVEVEFALKKVKDGRILPDVIGFGATLPSPGILITGATYLNEVRGAVRELADTIAGGTSADPFPLTIEAGVGLRFGIAPAYFFGDVDLTVKRTGLKIEGRLDFSADADADKGDRLPMLTKALLEAQWVTPWFVRVEAEMDIGGWDIIIGKAGIFVGQNLEKNRTDFEGYIGSKIQIPNSVPVVGGMPLSSMFLGVNNDKVWGSIGILFISLGITYYWSGGIEFGTSSDQLPDGMIQLVVDDPDLGPRLMVIGEGVETLATSAAPNAEAENQEIIYREVAEGVKLVENGSVNVGVGGITVKNGGRIHEIPMGAASGNAIIEMEYSSKAMPEFRLHDAAGKDYPVVFETFANPDKVNPKANAFTQYIPASDVSPDPTKLNAEVDIRKAYIIIPENEAKKGGTWTLTAVSPVETKLLNVPTLPQLNEVNLAKDNSNVNKFTASWKVANAAEGDTVNLYLAEDAVTTEKTVIDGQEVLSPGDPGMLIAKDVPVGAGGSVSNGVTSGSTVIDVTNVTLMGNPEDIRGLLRQGNYYLRAELKSSATFGTKTSPQKFELIDPLAPQTVSDVSVVPAGNGLFSLSFKPGAKKAGHAGYEHSFVIDAQYEVDGKLESYSPFGEILYTEEELQPYWNAATGKYEGILIGGWKAMDTSNEVDTTSLEGTVTDVTKLKYVGLEVGTEYVVGVTSATVPTADADKNQNYHYAERQDSSKKLLPIPKLPKLTVASGAGTVQDTGNYINLLTSETKQKLTLTSDQSNVTVEVFNAEKSIGTVALTNKTGGGSQGVLNLDQFQTDGPFALELRARNKTTQDISVTMLYLTVDTIAPVLYIDQPVTGERTESGEVSVAGTTTTGTLLTAQYKVNQKQADGTVKEVNISTPITVDPLTGAFAGSVKIDSADPSVALNIVAADEAGNENTAVVDITNAGYKVPVALILKGAETLKPGELDNVKAYLKVSDGKDEATGKPKFKEEPIAAKDLQNLTYTVASGDAISLSADGKITALATGSSLIEAEYQVSEGVTLQGMLVSTVAVPKPEALGKLEVSSTTVYGNASRTKVTVTSSGDMTGQQIAYKVYNSNAVLPKFKEDVSTWSLLPLDGIISAQKGDVIVLAKRTSTDKLVMAAGQVPASVWIDLPGTSIGPVGGGGGGGGGAVVIPPAEEEAPEGAAQVSINGQPVAAEWNGLTAVIRITDKEAAAGSDITVTSADTAARAFSIRVDQNVVQQAAAAKKNLVIEVPMGRLVITPEKLAAVNGELVVGIGQNGSADQQAMKAIADQQGFTLMAAGQGVTVTANLPAGSWTPAIAAQIAIPSPLAAKEITAIVLKDAAGNWTTVPWKLDNSGTAVNVQLTGEGSLYFISNQKNFKDMPAGWGKEGIAAASAKLFVLGKSADTFDPAGKVTRAEYPTILLRVAGLMNKQAASAGFSDVGSSSWYNRSVSIAAQLGIVTGLEGGKYAPQDTLTRIEAMTMLGRLLTIISTGSEISDAEVNTILAGFADKDKVPAWARQAVALSIKNGLILGEGNKVNPASPLTREQAAAIAIRLDQFITAEQ, encoded by the coding sequence AGTAAACAACCGCAGCAATGCGGATGTTCAAATCGGAAGCCGGATCCTGCTGGATACGATGGTCGGCGGAAACGACGGGCCGCAATTTCAAATCGGAACAGCTTATAAGTCTCCGCTGCAGGTAGAGCGGAAGCTGGTGCATAATCCGGAAGATAATGCCGGAATCCCGGAAGAGGATAGAGCTTACTACAAGATTCCTTCCTACTGGGTTATGCGCGATAAGCTCGATCTGACGAACCCGCAGGCAACCAATGTTGTAGCCTATGGCTTCAATAACTTTGCCGAACAGAACATTAATATTGTTGATGAAATGATTGTCGGGCACTGGAACGGCCTGGCCAATACAAAATGGGGTTATGAAGTAAATCCGAATCTGGATTTCACCAGAGACACCAATGATTTCGGCACGGCGGATTCCGCCGTTGCCTTCTACTGGAACCCGGAGAAGCTGGCAGCCGGAGGCTTCCAGAGCTTCGAAACAGTATACGGACTCGGAGAGCTTACCGCTCCCGATAAAGTGTTCTCGATCCGTTATGTAGATCAGATTCAGCAGCTGGCTACTGCTCCTCTGAAAGAAGGGGAGACTGTAGCGTCGAGCTACGCCGACAACGGAGTCTTCACTGTCACAGCAGAGGTTGAGAATCTGCAGGCTTATAACATGGAGCATTCCAAGATTGAAGTGGAGATGACGCTGGAAAGCGGCCTCAGCTTCGTCAGGCAGGATGAAAACGGAAAAGACGTCCTTGACGCAAACGGGAAGCCTGTCCTGGAGAATGACCGCAGCAAAATGCTGGAATTCAAAAAGTCGGCCACTCCTGAAGAAGCTGCAATGGGAATTGAGCCGAAGTACAAGCCGGGTGACGCTATTACGGCGACATTCCGTGTACAGGCAAAGGGCAGACCTTGGCCGGTAACCAAGGAATATATGATTTCTGCAAGAAGCCCGGAAACACAGGGCAAGATTGAAGGCATCGAGGATGAAGGGATTAGAGCGCAATATGAATCAACGCGTACCAACTTCATTCTGCTGCCGCCGATCGGCGAAGCAACAGCTACGTATTCTTATGCTTTGTCACCGAAGGAGCTTTACAGCACAGATGTGAAGTATCTGACTGTGAACCTGTCGAATATTGAAGCCTATAATACAGGCAACGAGACTACCGCACCGAACTTTGACCTGTTCCTGAAGAATAAGGCAAACGGAGACCGGTACAAGGTGAATGTGCAGGATGCAGTGGTTATGCAGCCGACAGACGACGGGTTCTCCGGCGCTATGCGGATTACGTACCGCGGCGGAGAGCAGGTGGATAAAGGCGGCAATGTGCTGAAAAGCGGGCTTGGACCTGATCTGCCGCTTGGTGAATATCAGGTAGAAATTGATTATAAAGGTGATGCCGGGGGCGATGAGGAAATTGCGGCTTTATATGATATGACGACACCGCAATCCTTCCTGGTTACAGATAATAATGAAACGCGGATCCGCGAAGCCGGAGTACTGGCTTTATACAGAGAAGCTGTGGATGTCAGCGGTCTGGCAAACGGTTCTTCTGTAAAAGGTGAGCTGCTGGAGCAGTTGAATTCGCTGTTCCCGAACAAACCTTTTAAAGACGGCGCATTCCTGTACTCCGCTGTTACCAGCTATAAGCAAACCAAAGCTTTGATCGGGGCTGCAAGCAAAGCGGTAGATCCTTCCTTTGATCTCAAGGAATTTATGGATGATGCAGCTTTGAAAGAGACTCCAATGTATGCTTACAGATTGTTTGCAACGGAAAAAGATTACGATAAATTCGTAGCAGAAGTAGAGGACAAGAATGCTAAAATTGACCGCGAGATTCTGGTTACTGTCCGCGGGATGATCAAGCAGGTTGGTACCGGCAAGGATGAGACAGTCATCGTCGATACCAAAACAGAACCGGCGATTATCAACGATGCCGTAGCCTATACAGGCAAGGATTTGGCTTTTGTCCGCGGCAAGCTGGATATCTTCGGTAAATCCCAGCCTGCGGATATGCCGTTCCTGGATACCATGTTCATCAAGGGGGATGGAACCCTTAGCGTTGCGAGCAGCGGTTTTGTTTTCCATAAGGGTGAATGGACGCTAGACTTCTTCAACGGCTTCACCAAGTCCCTTGGAGACGGCGGGTTCAATCCTACTAATCTCCAAAAGCCTCAAACTGCGAAAAAAGATAATGAATCGAAGCATAATCCGGAAGACAGCAGTCTTAACGGCAGTCTGAAGTGGGCACTTGGCGCTGTCGGCGACAGACTGAACCCGCTGCGTCAGATTATGATCGAAGATGTTTACTTCAATAAGCAGTCGCTGTTTGGAGCTCCAAGCTTTGCCATTGACGGCTTTGGCTTCAGCTTCAATGACTATATTCTTAGAGAAGGCGGGATCTCCTTTGGAGGCTCACTGTCCCTCAAGGTTGTAAGTGCAGAAATCAAAAATGTCATCTTTAACAGCGCAGGCTTCTACGGCGTAGATGCCTCCCTTGGTTTCGGTCTTGAAAATAACATGGGCTTGTTCGAACCAGCTAAGAAGAAAAAGGATGAACCAGAATCTCCAAGCGGAGAAATTACAATCAAGCATGTGGTTCAGGGCGATGGTGAAGGAAATACCTACGGCCTGAAGTTCGATGCACAGCTGAAGAACATGCTTGGCGTAGAGGTTGAATTTGCACTCAAGAAGGTCAAGGACGGCCGGATTCTCCCGGATGTCATTGGCTTCGGGGCAACATTGCCATCTCCGGGTATCCTCATCACCGGGGCAACTTACCTGAACGAAGTACGCGGTGCTGTACGTGAACTGGCAGATACCATTGCCGGCGGTACATCTGCGGATCCGTTCCCGCTGACGATTGAAGCAGGGGTAGGCCTCCGGTTTGGTATAGCTCCGGCTTACTTCTTCGGAGATGTGGATCTGACGGTGAAACGTACGGGTCTCAAAATTGAAGGAAGACTGGATTTCTCGGCTGATGCAGATGCCGATAAAGGGGACCGGCTTCCGATGCTGACCAAAGCCCTGCTCGAAGCACAGTGGGTTACTCCATGGTTTGTGCGGGTAGAAGCGGAAATGGATATTGGCGGCTGGGATATCATCATTGGTAAAGCGGGGATCTTCGTCGGACAGAATCTGGAGAAGAACCGCACTGACTTTGAAGGCTATATCGGATCCAAAATACAGATCCCGAACAGTGTTCCGGTTGTCGGCGGCATGCCGCTGTCCAGTATGTTCCTCGGTGTGAACAATGATAAGGTATGGGGAAGTATCGGCATCCTCTTCATTTCACTGGGGATTACCTACTACTGGAGCGGAGGTATTGAGTTCGGTACTTCGAGTGATCAATTGCCTGACGGTATGATCCAGCTCGTAGTGGATGATCCAGACCTTGGACCGCGTCTCATGGTCATTGGTGAAGGGGTAGAAACACTTGCTACTTCAGCCGCCCCTAACGCAGAGGCAGAGAATCAGGAGATTATCTACCGTGAAGTAGCAGAAGGTGTAAAACTTGTTGAGAACGGATCGGTCAATGTCGGCGTAGGCGGCATTACTGTCAAGAACGGCGGCAGAATCCATGAAATTCCGATGGGCGCTGCATCCGGCAATGCGATCATTGAAATGGAATACAGCAGTAAGGCTATGCCGGAATTCAGGCTGCATGATGCTGCAGGCAAAGATTATCCGGTGGTATTCGAAACCTTTGCCAACCCGGATAAGGTTAATCCTAAGGCTAATGCTTTTACACAATATATTCCTGCAAGTGATGTATCACCGGATCCAACCAAGCTTAATGCTGAAGTGGATATCCGCAAAGCTTACATTATTATTCCTGAGAATGAAGCCAAGAAAGGCGGTACCTGGACGCTTACAGCTGTTTCACCTGTAGAAACCAAGCTGCTGAATGTTCCAACCCTGCCTCAGCTAAATGAAGTAAATCTCGCTAAGGATAACTCGAACGTTAATAAATTCACAGCATCATGGAAAGTAGCCAACGCAGCAGAAGGCGATACAGTGAACCTGTACCTGGCTGAAGATGCGGTAACTACAGAAAAGACTGTGATTGACGGGCAAGAGGTGCTCTCTCCGGGAGATCCGGGGATGCTGATTGCCAAAGATGTACCAGTAGGTGCCGGCGGCTCCGTCAGCAATGGCGTAACCAGCGGCAGCACCGTAATTGATGTAACGAATGTAACGCTGATGGGCAATCCCGAAGATATCCGCGGGCTGCTCAGACAAGGCAACTATTATCTGCGTGCAGAGCTGAAATCCAGTGCAACCTTCGGAACGAAGACTTCACCGCAGAAATTCGAGCTTATCGATCCGCTTGCACCGCAGACTGTCAGTGACGTCTCGGTTGTGCCTGCCGGTAACGGACTGTTCTCGCTCTCCTTCAAACCGGGAGCCAAAAAAGCGGGACATGCCGGTTACGAGCACAGCTTCGTAATTGATGCGCAATATGAAGTGGACGGCAAGCTGGAGTCATATTCTCCATTTGGTGAAATTTTGTACACCGAAGAAGAGCTCCAGCCTTATTGGAACGCAGCAACCGGCAAATACGAAGGTATTCTGATCGGCGGCTGGAAGGCAATGGATACTTCTAATGAAGTGGATACAACCAGTCTTGAAGGAACGGTTACAGATGTAACCAAGCTGAAGTATGTAGGTCTGGAAGTGGGAACGGAGTATGTTGTTGGTGTTACTTCCGCAACGGTTCCGACTGCTGATGCAGACAAGAATCAGAATTATCACTACGCTGAGCGCCAGGACAGCAGCAAGAAGCTGCTGCCGATTCCAAAGCTGCCTAAGCTTACTGTAGCAAGCGGAGCTGGCACAGTGCAGGATACCGGAAACTACATTAACCTCCTGACTAGTGAAACTAAGCAGAAGCTGACGCTCACTTCAGACCAGTCCAATGTGACTGTGGAAGTGTTCAATGCCGAGAAGTCTATCGGGACGGTAGCTTTAACAAACAAGACCGGCGGCGGAAGCCAAGGCGTCCTGAATCTTGACCAGTTCCAGACAGACGGACCGTTTGCGCTCGAGCTGAGAGCCAGAAACAAGACGACCCAGGACATCTCGGTCACCATGCTGTACCTGACTGTGGACACGATCGCACCGGTGCTGTATATCGACCAGCCGGTAACGGGTGAGAGAACAGAGAGCGGAGAGGTTAGTGTAGCAGGAACTACAACAACCGGAACGCTGCTTACTGCCCAGTACAAGGTGAACCAGAAGCAGGCTGACGGAACGGTTAAAGAAGTTAATATCTCTACGCCGATCACGGTGGATCCGCTGACGGGAGCTTTTGCCGGTAGCGTGAAAATTGATTCTGCAGACCCATCCGTAGCCCTTAATATTGTGGCTGCAGACGAAGCAGGCAATGAGAATACAGCGGTTGTGGATATTACAAACGCAGGCTACAAAGTTCCTGTTGCCCTGATTCTGAAGGGAGCGGAAACGCTGAAGCCTGGAGAGCTGGACAATGTGAAGGCTTATCTCAAGGTTTCGGACGGCAAGGACGAAGCTACAGGCAAGCCGAAATTCAAGGAAGAGCCGATTGCCGCAAAAGATCTGCAGAATCTGACTTATACAGTAGCCTCAGGTGATGCAATTTCATTGTCGGCAGACGGTAAAATTACTGCGCTTGCGACAGGCTCAAGCCTGATCGAAGCGGAGTATCAGGTATCTGAGGGTGTGACGCTTCAAGGCATGCTGGTCTCTACGGTAGCTGTACCTAAACCGGAGGCACTCGGCAAGCTGGAAGTAAGCTCCACGACCGTTTACGGTAATGCAAGCCGCACTAAAGTTACGGTTACTTCCTCCGGGGATATGACCGGACAGCAAATTGCTTATAAGGTTTATAACAGCAATGCGGTGTTACCGAAATTCAAAGAGGATGTAAGCACTTGGAGTCTGCTGCCGCTGGATGGAATTATCAGCGCGCAAAAAGGTGATGTTATTGTTCTGGCTAAGCGGACATCCACAGACAAGCTGGTAATGGCAGCAGGTCAAGTACCTGCCAGTGTGTGGATTGATTTACCAGGCACAAGTATCGGACCTGTAGGCGGCGGTGGTGGCGGAGGCGGCGGTGCTGTTGTCATTCCGCCAGCTGAAGAAGAAGCACCAGAAGGTGCAGCTCAGGTGTCGATTAACGGACAGCCGGTTGCCGCTGAGTGGAACGGACTTACAGCAGTAATCCGGATTACTGACAAAGAAGCAGCAGCAGGCAGTGATATCACAGTGACTTCTGCAGATACTGCCGCGCGCGCCTTCAGTATCCGTGTCGATCAGAATGTAGTGCAGCAGGCAGCAGCAGCCAAAAAGAATCTTGTCATCGAGGTTCCTATGGGCCGTCTGGTTATTACGCCAGAGAAGCTGGCCGCTGTAAATGGTGAGCTTGTGGTAGGCATTGGCCAGAACGGTAGTGCAGACCAGCAGGCGATGAAGGCCATTGCAGACCAGCAGGGCTTCACGCTAATGGCTGCAGGACAGGGCGTAACGGTTACGGCTAACCTGCCGGCAGGCAGCTGGACACCGGCGATTGCAGCTCAAATCGCCATTCCGTCGCCGCTTGCGGCTAAGGAAATTACGGCAATTGTGCTGAAGGATGCGGCGGGTAACTGGACTACCGTACCTTGGAAGCTGGATAACAGCGGAACAGCTGTGAACGTACAGCTGACCGGAGAGGGCAGCCTCTACTTCATCAGCAACCAGAAGAACTTTAAGGACATGCCTGCAGGCTGGGGCAAGGAAGGTATTGCAGCAGCATCCGCCAAGCTGTTCGTATTGGGCAAATCTGCAGATACCTTTGATCCTGCAGGTAAAGTGACAAGAGCAGAGTATCCAACGATTCTGCTGCGTGTTGCAGGTCTGATGAACAAACAGGCAGCTTCTGCAGGCTTCAGTGATGTCGGCAGCAGCAGCTGGTATAACCGCAGTGTCTCGATTGCTGCACAGCTGGGTATTGTCACCGGACTCGAAGGCGGCAAGTATGCACCGCAGGATACGCTGACACGCATTGAAGCCATGACGATGCTGGGCAGATTGCTGACCATCATCAGCACAGGCAGCGAAATCAGCGATGCTGAAGTGAACACGATTCTGGCCGGCTTCGCCGATAAGGACAAGGTTCCGGCATGGGCAAGACAGGCGGTGGCACTGAGCATCAAGAACGGTCTCATCCTTGGTGAAGGCAACAAGGTGAATCCGGCAAGCCCGCTCACACGTGAGCAGGCAGCAGCTATTGCTATCAGACTTGATCAATTCATTACAGCCGAGCAATAA